Proteins co-encoded in one Bacillus infantis NRRL B-14911 genomic window:
- a CDS encoding sigma-70 family RNA polymerase sigma factor, with translation MDIKKVKQAKKGNKKAFQDLLEAEKEKLYKMAYLYMKNEADALEAFQETVYKALVSIQQLREEQYFSTWLARILINTCKDLLKKKSRVIPMEREVLEDRTSPYMPESDSSELLECPEGTVKTNIHRGIGQLRVKMKEECVNE, from the coding sequence GTGGATATAAAAAAAGTGAAGCAGGCGAAAAAGGGAAATAAGAAGGCCTTCCAGGATTTATTGGAGGCAGAGAAAGAGAAGCTGTATAAGATGGCTTACTTGTATATGAAAAATGAGGCGGATGCCCTGGAGGCCTTCCAGGAGACGGTATATAAAGCCCTCGTATCGATTCAGCAATTAAGGGAAGAACAGTATTTTTCAACCTGGCTGGCGCGGATCCTGATTAATACATGTAAGGACCTGCTGAAAAAGAAAAGCCGGGTCATCCCGATGGAAAGAGAAGTACTGGAAGATAGGACCTCTCCCTATATGCCGGAAAGCGACAGCTCTGAATTGCTGGAATGTCCGGAAGGCACCGTTAAGACAAATATCCATCGCGGAATAGGACAGCTGCGGGTGAAAATGAAGGAGGAGTGTGTTAATGAATAG
- a CDS encoding DUF4179 domain-containing protein → MNSEFPQFKVEMKKIAVPEDELDQIISKAVRETRIKGTLRRKAFYTTSAAAAGFALFIGSAIYSPAIAKIASEIPVVGTFFSGSGDEGLEIAGAKGLTQVVGKSATDKGITLTINEVFYDGTRLAFGFTHESLLAIGEMERPAIYVDGNEINFSSGSSGEFVTPAKYQGILDINPTEELPEEFTMKFRVDAVGLMPGKWEFEFPVKQSGEVTVIRPKETKNIQGMEVNVNSVKIGPAGTDLSVSLTADLEQTKLDPYTDLHFNIVDNQGLALRQMSGSGHGDTVDGKEEATLSMLYSPVKEGTKSLSIIPYTLPAQHSAPEEVMIPLSEGGLPAILEQGGGDKITVTDIERTKQSTTIFFEVDSEFAYDDQLTRNPTILETADGENLTIEKEPFAERVKGNLYKQVFKAAGSKELIFKAFVMPEPEMFEAFTVELP, encoded by the coding sequence ATGAATAGCGAATTTCCTCAATTTAAGGTTGAAATGAAAAAAATTGCTGTGCCTGAAGATGAGCTGGATCAAATTATCAGCAAGGCCGTAAGGGAAACCAGAATTAAAGGAACGTTAAGGCGAAAAGCGTTTTACACAACCAGCGCAGCTGCTGCAGGGTTTGCCTTATTTATCGGTTCGGCTATATATTCTCCTGCTATTGCAAAAATCGCTTCCGAAATCCCGGTTGTGGGCACCTTTTTCAGCGGTTCGGGAGATGAAGGGCTGGAAATTGCCGGGGCAAAAGGTCTTACCCAGGTGGTCGGCAAATCGGCAACAGATAAAGGCATCACTTTAACCATAAATGAAGTCTTTTATGATGGAACCAGGCTGGCCTTTGGGTTTACACATGAATCTCTGTTAGCGATTGGGGAAATGGAGCGGCCGGCTATTTATGTGGATGGCAATGAAATCAACTTTAGCTCAGGCTCTTCAGGGGAGTTTGTTACACCGGCAAAATACCAGGGGATTCTGGATATTAATCCGACCGAAGAGCTTCCGGAGGAGTTCACCATGAAGTTCAGGGTGGATGCAGTCGGTCTGATGCCGGGGAAGTGGGAATTTGAATTCCCGGTCAAACAGTCCGGCGAAGTGACGGTTATCCGGCCTAAAGAAACCAAAAACATTCAAGGGATGGAAGTGAATGTGAATTCAGTTAAGATCGGCCCTGCTGGTACGGATCTTTCTGTCAGTCTGACAGCTGATTTGGAACAAACAAAGCTGGATCCTTATACAGATTTGCACTTCAATATTGTGGATAATCAGGGGTTGGCGCTAAGGCAGATGTCGGGAAGCGGGCATGGCGATACTGTGGACGGAAAGGAGGAGGCAACGCTTAGTATGTTATACTCTCCGGTAAAAGAGGGGACTAAATCCTTGAGCATCATCCCCTATACGCTGCCGGCTCAGCATAGCGCCCCTGAAGAGGTAATGATTCCTCTTAGTGAAGGAGGTCTTCCAGCTATACTCGAGCAGGGAGGGGGAGACAAAATAACGGTAACGGACATAGAACGGACAAAGCAAAGCACCACCATATTTTTCGAAGTAGACAGCGAATTTGCCTATGATGACCAGCTGACGAGAAATCCTACAATTCTTGAGACGGCTGATGGAGAAAACCTCACAATTGAGAAGGAACCGTTTGCTGAAAGGGTGAAAGGAAACCTATATAAACAAGTATTTAAGGCAGCTGGGAGTAAGGAACTGATTTTCAAAGCCTTTGTCATGCCTGAGCCGGAAATGTTTGAAGCTTTTACTGTAGAACTGCCATGA
- a CDS encoding sulfite oxidase — translation MQKPFVRPYLTTHSLQPENQESPIEFISGRRVGNSLFYRRNHFAYPSLSASAYWLPVNGSVSSPRLYSLTELMNLPSRTVTAVLECAGNKRSLFEPKTFGEQWEKGAVSQGSWKGVPLASLLEGAGIRNGAAEVIFGGYDFGERTDSDEVYSFTRSLPLEKALHPDTLVAYEYNGKPIPFKHGFPLRLIVPQWYAMASVKWLKSITVADAPFTGPFQTIDYVYYPHREKDEGAAPVTKLHVNSSIRHPLDGQILQTGSHPVKGIAWTGKGKIEKVEVSTDGGENWKEARLESPAASGYEWQPWVYDWKAGKGEYTLMSRAYDTHGRVQPASPFWNRKGYGYHAIDMVSVKVE, via the coding sequence ATGCAAAAACCTTTTGTAAGGCCCTATTTGACCACCCATAGCCTGCAGCCTGAGAATCAGGAATCGCCCATTGAGTTCATTTCAGGCAGGAGAGTCGGCAATTCGCTTTTTTACCGGAGAAATCATTTTGCCTATCCTTCGCTTTCAGCATCTGCCTATTGGCTGCCTGTCAATGGGTCAGTTTCTTCACCCCGGCTCTATTCCCTGACCGAATTGATGAATCTCCCATCGAGGACCGTGACCGCCGTTTTGGAATGCGCCGGGAACAAGAGGAGCCTTTTTGAACCCAAAACCTTCGGTGAGCAATGGGAAAAAGGCGCGGTCAGCCAGGGGAGCTGGAAGGGCGTTCCGCTTGCCTCCCTCCTCGAGGGTGCAGGCATCCGGAATGGAGCGGCAGAAGTCATCTTTGGGGGCTATGACTTTGGAGAAAGAACCGATTCTGACGAGGTATATTCGTTTACAAGAAGCCTTCCGCTGGAAAAAGCCCTGCATCCGGATACACTGGTTGCCTACGAATACAACGGAAAGCCGATCCCTTTCAAGCACGGCTTTCCACTAAGACTTATCGTTCCCCAGTGGTACGCAATGGCTTCCGTAAAATGGCTCAAGAGCATCACTGTTGCAGATGCCCCGTTTACAGGACCTTTCCAGACAATCGATTATGTCTATTATCCTCATAGAGAAAAGGATGAAGGAGCAGCGCCAGTAACGAAGCTCCATGTCAACAGTTCCATCCGCCATCCATTGGACGGACAGATTCTTCAAACCGGGAGCCATCCTGTCAAAGGCATCGCATGGACCGGTAAAGGGAAAATCGAAAAAGTGGAGGTAAGCACTGACGGCGGTGAAAACTGGAAGGAGGCAAGACTTGAAAGCCCGGCAGCAAGCGGGTATGAGTGGCAGCCTTGGGTGTATGATTGGAAGGCCGGTAAAGGAGAATATACTCTTATGTCCAGAGCGTATGATACACATGGCCGTGTACAGCCGGCTTCCCCATTTTGGAATAGGAAGGGGTATGGGTATCATGCGATTGATATGGTGAGTGTTAAGGTGGAGTGA
- the ypfJ gene encoding KPN_02809 family neutral zinc metallopeptidase, producing MKWKGRRASSNVEDRRGMGGKTLVGGGLGGIVIVLIITLLGGNPGELLGGLGMTGGEQSPAPYEETAEERELADFVSVVLADTEEVWSEIFQEQGMEYREPTLVLYTGSVQSACGAAGASVGPFYCPGDQKLYIDLSFYRELREKFQAPGDFAMAYVVAHEVGHHVQTLLGTTDEIMPLRQKLSQEEFNKYQVRFELQADYYAGVWAHHAQGMGYLEQGDLEEAIQAAHAVGDDTIQKKAQGYAVPESFTHGTSEQRKRWFNRGFQSGTIEGGDTFSARNL from the coding sequence ATGAAATGGAAGGGAAGAAGAGCGAGCTCCAATGTTGAGGATAGAAGGGGAATGGGCGGCAAAACGCTCGTCGGGGGAGGTCTCGGAGGTATTGTCATTGTCCTGATTATTACACTATTGGGAGGCAATCCCGGCGAGCTTCTCGGCGGTCTGGGGATGACCGGTGGGGAACAGTCGCCTGCACCTTATGAAGAAACGGCCGAGGAAAGGGAACTGGCCGATTTTGTATCAGTCGTGCTGGCGGATACAGAGGAAGTCTGGAGTGAGATTTTCCAGGAGCAGGGGATGGAATACAGGGAGCCTACCCTTGTTCTGTATACCGGCAGCGTCCAGTCTGCCTGCGGAGCAGCAGGTGCATCGGTCGGTCCATTCTATTGCCCTGGAGATCAAAAGCTTTATATTGATTTAAGCTTCTATAGGGAGCTTCGGGAAAAATTCCAGGCGCCTGGCGATTTTGCCATGGCCTATGTCGTTGCCCATGAAGTCGGCCATCATGTCCAGACGCTCCTTGGCACTACGGATGAAATTATGCCTCTCCGCCAAAAGCTCAGCCAGGAAGAATTCAATAAATATCAGGTCAGGTTTGAGCTTCAAGCTGATTATTATGCCGGCGTTTGGGCGCATCATGCACAGGGAATGGGTTATTTAGAGCAAGGTGATCTGGAAGAAGCAATCCAGGCTGCCCATGCAGTCGGCGACGATACGATCCAGAAAAAGGCGCAGGGCTATGCAGTTCCGGAAAGCTTTACCCACGGCACCTCTGAACAGAGGAAGCGCTGGTTCAATAGGGGCTTCCAGAGTGGAACGATAGAGGGCGGCGATACGTTCAGCGCCCGAAATCTATAA
- a CDS encoding cupin domain-containing protein — protein sequence MATQVRSFFLQDNGDIPNNQELPVIIYEGIFSDNANTIEGTFTRHNWLGTWTGGVFDYHHYHSNSHEVLGVRSGRATILLGGDGGERVEVKAGDVIVLPAGTGHKNVDSSEDFEVVGAYPDGMSHDLKKKDPGGRAQALSDIRSVPVPATDPVYGDTGPLLEKWVK from the coding sequence ATGGCAACGCAAGTCAGATCATTTTTTCTCCAGGACAATGGTGATATCCCGAACAATCAGGAACTGCCTGTCATCATCTATGAAGGGATCTTCAGTGACAATGCCAATACGATAGAGGGGACATTCACCCGCCACAATTGGCTCGGCACATGGACAGGCGGAGTGTTCGACTACCATCACTATCACAGCAACTCACACGAAGTCCTCGGTGTCCGTTCAGGCCGCGCTACTATTCTCTTAGGCGGGGACGGCGGAGAAAGAGTTGAAGTGAAAGCCGGGGATGTCATTGTGCTGCCTGCAGGTACAGGCCATAAAAACGTCGACAGCTCAGAAGACTTTGAGGTTGTTGGAGCCTACCCGGACGGAATGAGCCATGATTTGAAAAAGAAAGATCCGGGAGGGCGCGCGCAGGCACTCTCAGATATCCGCAGTGTACCGGTGCCTGCAACAGACCCTGTCTATGGAGATACAGGCCCGCTGCTTGAAAAATGGGTGAAATAA
- a CDS encoding YidH family protein, which translates to MDNGQPTKDSKYIQQHLANERTYLAWVRTSITIIGVGFLITNLHFSTLPAASMIGDALAQIIGLASIIVGILTIIMTTIGYFRKGHEISSQSFRFSRRMIVLLSALLLLIFAVFGFYYMFVWGIL; encoded by the coding sequence ATGGACAATGGGCAGCCTACAAAGGATTCTAAGTATATCCAGCAGCATTTGGCCAATGAGCGGACCTATCTGGCCTGGGTCAGGACAAGCATCACAATTATAGGAGTCGGCTTCCTTATCACAAATCTTCACTTTTCCACTCTGCCGGCTGCTTCGATGATAGGAGACGCCCTGGCGCAGATCATCGGGCTTGCCTCCATTATTGTGGGTATATTGACGATCATCATGACGACAATCGGCTACTTCAGGAAAGGGCATGAAATCAGCAGCCAATCATTCAGGTTTTCCAGAAGGATGATTGTTCTCCTCTCAGCTCTTTTGCTGCTCATCTTCGCCGTGTTCGGATTTTATTATATGTTCGTTTGGGGAATTCTTTAA
- a CDS encoding maltose acetyltransferase domain-containing protein, whose amino-acid sequence MLSEKEKMLAGELYDAADPILVKERANARRLTRLFNLTEETEEKKRAALLKELLGSTGKKLYIEPSFRCDYGYNIKVGENFYANFDCVILDVCEVNIGDNCFMAPGVHIYTAGHPLHPEERNAGPEFGKPVTIGNSVWIGGRAVINPGIKIGDNAVIASGAVVTKDVPDNAVVGGNPARVIKFIDV is encoded by the coding sequence ATGCTGTCTGAAAAAGAAAAGATGCTTGCAGGTGAGCTATATGATGCGGCAGATCCAATCCTTGTAAAAGAAAGGGCCAATGCACGCAGACTGACACGGCTGTTCAATCTGACAGAAGAAACTGAAGAGAAGAAACGGGCAGCACTTTTAAAAGAGCTGTTGGGATCGACTGGGAAGAAGCTTTATATTGAACCAAGCTTCCGCTGTGACTATGGCTATAACATCAAGGTTGGCGAAAACTTTTATGCGAATTTTGACTGTGTCATCCTGGACGTGTGTGAAGTGAATATCGGCGATAACTGCTTTATGGCTCCAGGTGTACATATCTATACAGCAGGGCATCCGCTGCATCCGGAAGAGCGGAATGCCGGTCCGGAATTCGGGAAGCCCGTCACCATCGGAAATAGTGTCTGGATCGGGGGCAGGGCCGTCATTAATCCGGGCATAAAGATTGGGGACAATGCAGTCATCGCCTCAGGTGCAGTTGTAACAAAGGATGTGCCTGATAATGCTGTAGTAGGCGGAAACCCGGCGAGAGTGATTAAGTTTATAGACGTCTAA
- a CDS encoding DinB family protein codes for MRKEDIIEEKSSFINWVNSLAQMDEELWFLPFREGSWGTADVVSHFITWDRFVISRRMPALLSKEEIPSEKIDADAMNMEAGQYARSGISKKMLISEFAEARKELLLLLEKLEPERFQELYPGRDMTIGQYFAGLIEHDHKHKKEIEDHWERYVKQTSRQ; via the coding sequence ATGAGGAAAGAAGATATTATTGAAGAAAAATCAAGTTTCATTAACTGGGTGAACTCACTGGCACAAATGGATGAAGAACTATGGTTCCTCCCTTTCCGGGAAGGCTCCTGGGGAACAGCCGATGTGGTTTCCCACTTTATTACCTGGGATCGATTTGTCATCAGCCGGCGTATGCCTGCCCTGCTGAGCAAAGAGGAAATTCCTTCTGAAAAAATTGATGCAGATGCAATGAATATGGAAGCGGGACAATACGCGAGGTCAGGCATCAGCAAAAAAATGCTGATCAGTGAGTTTGCTGAGGCAAGAAAAGAGCTTCTCTTACTTTTGGAAAAACTGGAGCCGGAAAGATTTCAGGAGCTGTACCCAGGGAGGGACATGACAATCGGCCAATACTTTGCCGGATTGATTGAGCATGACCACAAGCATAAGAAGGAAATTGAGGATCATTGGGAGCGTTATGTGAAGCAGACCAGCCGGCAATAG
- a CDS encoding response regulator transcription factor, whose amino-acid sequence MKILLAEDDEYLGELIVHLLKKKGFGKADWVMEGEDAYEYAKASYYDVLILDWMMPNGDGISVCRRLRREGYSGAILMLTARDAVSDRVEGLEAGADDYLIKPFEIDELAARLKALSRRMLAPLQEDVIQWKSLELNRTSHTLFLNGEEIFLTPREYQLLEMLLRNKGQVLTREMILDRIWGIESDVSMKTIDATIKLLRKKIDKHGTNSLIETIRGVGYKIEA is encoded by the coding sequence TTGAAAATACTGCTTGCAGAAGATGATGAATATCTTGGTGAATTGATCGTCCATTTGCTGAAGAAGAAAGGGTTTGGAAAAGCAGATTGGGTGATGGAAGGCGAGGATGCTTATGAATATGCAAAGGCTTCCTATTATGATGTGCTCATCCTGGATTGGATGATGCCGAATGGAGATGGCATTTCCGTCTGCCGCCGGCTGCGCCGGGAAGGATACAGCGGTGCCATTTTAATGCTGACTGCGAGGGATGCAGTCTCTGACAGGGTCGAAGGGCTTGAAGCAGGCGCTGACGACTATTTGATTAAGCCGTTTGAAATTGATGAGCTGGCAGCCCGGCTGAAGGCTTTATCGCGGAGGATGCTTGCTCCGCTTCAGGAGGATGTTATCCAATGGAAAAGTCTTGAGCTGAACCGGACGAGCCATACGCTGTTCCTGAACGGAGAAGAAATCTTCCTGACCCCGAGGGAGTACCAGCTTCTTGAAATGCTCCTGCGCAATAAAGGGCAGGTCCTGACAAGAGAGATGATTTTGGACCGGATATGGGGCATTGAATCAGATGTTTCAATGAAAACGATTGATGCGACCATCAAGCTGCTGCGAAAGAAAATAGATAAGCACGGTACAAACAGCCTCATTGAAACCATCCGCGGAGTGGGGTATAAAATTGAAGCCTAG
- a CDS encoding sensor histidine kinase: MKPRPFLDRWKKKLPQEVFGQTSLRLTLFYSGIITLFLIIFVIIVLFILYGVIYADQERKITELANRETNEFQEDGFRRHRPQQREGDKQVFLSENQLFYYVAAGDGSLVSANESFGPLRPLFLDLVKNWTPGQSEIRQKTLQIPEDDADYSQFRDFDIRVLMLARPVIINGQAAGMMYIGLDISNLNTIFKWVVIVLSSLAAVFIGIGVWLSRMMSRRALIPIEKSYNQQREFVANASHELRTPLSVIFSSVEAIEMELEDPDPFTRKMMNGLKHEVKRMTKLINDLLTLARSDSADGAVLERKWEDMRPLGAQVLDSFESFAAEKQIRLSLHAPEQVMVHADSGMLVQLLYILVDNAIKYSPSGGEVSVNLGVKREKQSGIFVLSVKDTGMGMSREEQAQVFDRFFRADKARSRKEGGHGLGLSIAKWIADVHRGRITVESEPGEGTEFRVVIPFEKNN, encoded by the coding sequence TTGAAGCCTAGACCTTTCCTGGATAGATGGAAAAAGAAGCTGCCTCAGGAGGTGTTCGGCCAGACCAGCCTTCGCCTGACACTGTTCTACAGCGGCATCATCACTCTTTTTCTGATTATATTTGTTATCATTGTCCTCTTTATTTTATACGGTGTCATCTATGCCGACCAGGAACGGAAAATTACGGAGCTGGCTAACCGGGAAACAAATGAGTTTCAGGAGGATGGCTTCCGCCGGCACAGGCCTCAGCAAAGGGAAGGAGACAAGCAGGTGTTTCTCAGTGAGAATCAGCTGTTTTATTATGTTGCTGCCGGGGATGGCAGCCTGGTCAGTGCCAATGAAAGTTTTGGCCCGCTGCGGCCATTGTTTCTGGACCTTGTAAAAAACTGGACCCCCGGCCAGAGTGAAATCAGGCAGAAGACACTCCAGATTCCCGAAGATGATGCCGACTACAGCCAGTTCAGGGACTTTGACATCAGGGTCCTTATGCTTGCAAGGCCGGTCATTATAAATGGACAGGCAGCCGGGATGATGTATATCGGATTGGATATATCTAATTTAAATACCATTTTTAAATGGGTGGTCATCGTTTTAAGCAGCCTGGCCGCTGTTTTTATCGGCATTGGTGTCTGGCTCAGCCGGATGATGTCAAGGAGGGCGCTTATCCCGATTGAGAAGTCGTATAATCAGCAGCGTGAATTTGTGGCGAATGCCTCCCATGAACTCCGGACCCCGCTGAGTGTTATCTTTTCTTCGGTTGAAGCGATTGAAATGGAGCTGGAGGATCCGGATCCTTTTACAAGGAAAATGATGAATGGACTGAAGCATGAAGTAAAAAGGATGACTAAGCTGATCAATGACCTCCTGACCCTGGCCCGATCTGACTCTGCTGATGGTGCAGTGCTGGAACGGAAATGGGAGGATATGCGTCCATTGGGCGCGCAGGTCCTTGATTCTTTTGAAAGTTTTGCGGCTGAAAAACAGATCAGGCTCTCACTCCACGCTCCTGAACAGGTAATGGTCCATGCTGACAGCGGGATGCTTGTCCAGCTCTTATATATTCTGGTGGATAACGCTATCAAGTACAGCCCCTCTGGGGGAGAAGTCAGCGTGAATCTCGGTGTGAAGCGGGAGAAGCAGTCAGGCATTTTTGTTCTCTCGGTAAAAGATACGGGGATGGGCATGAGCAGGGAGGAGCAGGCCCAGGTATTTGACCGCTTCTTCCGGGCAGATAAAGCCAGGAGCCGAAAGGAAGGCGGACACGGGCTCGGGCTTTCAATCGCCAAGTGGATTGCAGATGTTCATAGAGGGAGGATCACTGTGGAAAGCGAACCTGGGGAAGGAACAGAATTCCGTGTCGTGATACCATTTGAAAAAAACAATTAA
- a CDS encoding NAD(P)-dependent alcohol dehydrogenase has translation MKIKAAVTHGQGENFKIEEVELAEPKANEVLIKIIASGVCHTDAVARDLGLTPYPVVLGHEGSGIVEKVGAGVKTIEPGDHVVLSFASCGHCENCLTGHPTVCTEFNDLNFGGKMEDETHRLHQNDRNLSTFFGQSSFGTYAVANERNVVKVDKDVDLALLGPLGCGIQTGSGTVLNRLKPDFGTSIAVYGTGAVGLSGIMAAKITGCRHIIAIDIHDSRLEKAKELGATHVINSKNEDVVERIKEITNGGVHYGLETTGVPVVVRQGLRALRPLGTLAIVGVTPEMEINVHEEIMAEGKTMVGVIEGDAVPQLFIPQLVDYYKNGLFPFDKLVEFYDFSDINQAFEDSKKGLAIKPIVKIG, from the coding sequence ATGAAGATTAAAGCAGCTGTCACCCATGGCCAGGGAGAAAACTTCAAGATTGAAGAAGTAGAACTGGCTGAACCAAAGGCAAATGAAGTCCTGATTAAAATCATTGCTTCCGGCGTCTGCCATACAGATGCAGTGGCTCGTGATCTGGGCCTGACTCCTTATCCGGTTGTACTGGGCCATGAAGGTTCCGGGATTGTAGAAAAAGTAGGCGCCGGCGTAAAAACAATCGAGCCGGGAGACCATGTTGTGCTTTCTTTTGCCTCATGCGGGCATTGTGAAAACTGCCTGACAGGCCACCCGACAGTCTGCACCGAATTCAATGATCTTAACTTCGGCGGCAAAATGGAAGACGAAACCCATCGCCTGCATCAGAATGACCGCAACCTTTCTACGTTCTTTGGGCAATCTTCCTTTGGTACATATGCAGTTGCCAATGAGCGAAATGTCGTTAAGGTCGACAAAGATGTTGATCTGGCACTGCTTGGACCTTTAGGATGCGGCATCCAAACCGGAAGCGGAACAGTATTGAACCGCCTGAAACCGGATTTTGGAACATCCATTGCTGTTTACGGCACAGGGGCAGTAGGCTTGAGCGGCATCATGGCGGCCAAAATAACCGGATGCAGGCATATCATCGCCATTGATATCCATGACAGCCGCCTCGAAAAAGCAAAAGAGCTTGGAGCTACACATGTCATCAACAGCAAAAACGAAGATGTTGTTGAACGCATCAAAGAAATTACAAATGGCGGAGTGCATTACGGACTTGAAACCACCGGAGTTCCGGTTGTGGTGCGCCAGGGGCTTCGGGCTCTCCGTCCGCTTGGGACGCTGGCAATCGTCGGTGTGACGCCGGAAATGGAAATCAATGTTCATGAAGAAATCATGGCAGAAGGGAAAACCATGGTCGGCGTCATCGAAGGAGATGCTGTGCCGCAATTATTCATCCCTCAATTGGTCGATTATTATAAAAATGGCCTGTTCCCATTCGACAAACTAGTGGAATTCTATGACTTCAGCGACATCAACCAGGCCTTTGAAGATTCTAAAAAAGGCCTTGCGATCAAGCCGATTGTCAAAATTGGATAA
- a CDS encoding peptidoglycan recognition protein family protein, producing the protein MYDVKRGDTLWRISEIYKTTTEELKKINGLQTSLLLPGQKLRVPIVYEVKSGDTLWKLSQSFSSDAAAIKKVNRLATDRIYTGQKLRIPPKKLQMEGQFVLMTREEFQDWIFNQKFTRKVGKVQQHHTFQPSYEQFNGSNHFSMLKGMKEYHVTGMGWSDISQHLTTFPDGKVAVGRSFNTAPEGSFGLQNKAAMHRIEADSIAIENVGNFDKNKMTKEQKETITAVTALLMLKYGLSPSVDTITYHHWWDINTGEKVLDKSSGHAVKTCPGTEFFGGNSTEDAKKGFYPLVVRKMKEISASIQ; encoded by the coding sequence ATGTACGATGTAAAGCGGGGGGATACCTTGTGGAGAATATCGGAAATTTATAAGACAACAACTGAAGAATTAAAGAAAATCAACGGGCTGCAGACGTCCCTTCTTTTGCCGGGCCAGAAACTGCGGGTGCCCATCGTGTATGAGGTGAAATCCGGAGATACATTATGGAAGCTGTCACAAAGCTTCAGCTCTGATGCCGCGGCCATAAAGAAAGTGAACCGGCTTGCAACTGACCGGATTTATACGGGGCAGAAACTGAGAATACCGCCGAAGAAACTTCAAATGGAAGGGCAGTTTGTCCTGATGACAAGAGAAGAATTCCAGGACTGGATCTTCAATCAGAAATTCACAAGGAAGGTCGGCAAGGTCCAGCAGCATCATACATTTCAGCCTTCCTACGAGCAATTCAACGGGAGCAACCATTTTTCCATGCTGAAAGGCATGAAAGAGTATCATGTGACAGGAATGGGCTGGAGTGATATCAGCCAGCATCTGACCACTTTCCCGGATGGAAAAGTAGCTGTCGGGCGGTCCTTCAATACTGCACCTGAAGGGTCATTCGGACTGCAGAATAAAGCCGCCATGCACAGGATTGAAGCAGATAGCATAGCAATCGAAAATGTCGGCAATTTTGACAAAAACAAAATGACAAAAGAGCAAAAGGAAACCATCACTGCAGTTACAGCCCTGCTTATGCTCAAATACGGCCTTTCCCCATCAGTGGACACCATCACCTATCATCATTGGTGGGATATTAACACCGGTGAGAAAGTGCTGGACAAAAGCAGCGGACATGCAGTCAAGACATGTCCCGGAACAGAATTCTTCGGCGGGAATTCCACTGAGGACGCCAAGAAAGGCTTTTATCCGCTGGTGGTGAGGAAAATGAAAGAAATATCGGCTTCCATTCAGTAG